The nucleotide sequence CCCAAACGTGACACACACCCAGACAATCAACGGCCCCCCACGCACGCACACATCAAGCGCAGCTGATCCCCCAGTTGATCGATCCGTCAGCTAGCTAGCCATGGCCATGGCCGGGAGGAAGGTGACGACGAGCAGCGCCAGCGTCGCCGCAGCGCTGGTGGCGCTGCTGGTcgtggcggcggcgtcgggcgcggccgGGATTCATGTGTGCAACGTGGACACGGGGAGCATGCTGAACAACTGCAGGTCCTACTGCTCGGTGGGCAGCAACGAGGCCAGCCCCAGCGGCGCGTGCTGCGGCGCGGTGCGCGGCGCCAACTTCAAGTGCCTCTGCAAGTACAAGGGCTTCCTGCCCAAGGACATCGACGCCAACCGCGCCATGCAGATCCCCGCCAAGTGCGGCTACGGGCCGGCCTCCTGCTAGTCACCCACTACCAACAGCTTGCTACCAACTTTCACTCGTTCGTAGGAGTGTACGTACGTAGGTTGATCTGATGTGCGTGCATGCTTTGTGTTGGCCATGCATGCTACTACCTTTGTATCCTCTTCCGCTTTTCCTAAGTCATGTTGCTGTGTGTCCACAACTATGTGGCAGAAATAAAACTTATTTCCCGCGTCTTTCTCTATATGTTAGATTTTTTTGGTCATCTATTAATAATGCCAATAAGTTCTATGAAACtttaaaaaatattccaaaaaaccaTTTCTAAACATTTGGGTCAACACTACAAACGATCATAGGTCAGAGGTGCCTGCAAGAGTCTTCGCAAAATGTAAACAAAATTTAGAAAGTTATATATAGCGATATCACTAGTTAAGGAATGCCCCTTGTGAAGAGTGAAATCCACAAAACCATCACAATTGTGACATCAATAACAAAAAACCACCACTTTACGTTTTATTAGCaagatgcaccaaatgcaatgttATCTTTGACAAAAGAACACTAAATGCCCCTTGACCCAGGTATTGATGTGGCAAATGACAGACGTTGCAAAGAGCAGGCATGGGGTGATGATCGTTAACTAGCAAGGCGTTAAGATGACCaaccgactgtctactacaacaagttttgcccaacTCCGGTGATGAatgggcgatgacggcggcgcgccttcggctcgcttcaatgcttgtagtcgtcgctaggtggtctatgaatctggatgcaatttttattatttctggtgttcgttatactgtcatgattgaagacgAATAGATCGGATGTTTTTCGTAAAAAAAAGATGACCAAAGAGCCCACTCATCAATATGTTCCCATGCTCACCGTCACCGAGTATGAACTGGGGTGGAGAGCCAAACCACCCGGCTGCAGATGAGATGTAGTGGTGAGAGAGGTGGAGATGTGAAGTATCGTTTAACTAGTGATTTCGCCGCCGCAAGAGGTGCCCACTTGTCGCAACCTAAGAGTTTTCTTTTTTCGTAGACtcgtttattcaaaatattttatctcttaaaccgtgtgtcAAATTTCAAACCATTTTTATCTTTGAATTCCTCACGtcaagatcttcgaaactagaacccatgttgatagatttccatgaacttttttcacaaaaaaaccagATGAAGAAAACCGAGTAGAAAGCACTTTTTTgactttctttttcctttttcgaaGAGGCACAACTGTGGCTCTTGCAAAGCAATTTTGTGTCTCTAGGTTGTTTTTTTCTGGCTCACTGGTGCAGAACAACAGCTACCATTTTCTTATAGTTAAAAACATGATTTAAAAAATGAtcatcaatttttaaaaatcatgatTTTAAAAAAATGTGGGTTTGAAACAAAttccacaaatttgaaaaaaaaactttgcAAAATTTAAAAACGATcaataaatgttcatgaatttgaaaaaaaactcACAAATCTAAAAAATCATGAAGTTTGGAAGTTTTCACAAAAAATAGAACTTTATTCATCAATTGGAAAAGGTAAGAAAGTAAAGAAAATGGCAATAAAACACAAAAAATGGAGAAAATCAGAATGGAAGCATACCAAAACCGTGACTGTGTGAGAAGCTTTCATAGGCTGGCCCATCTAAAACCTATAGCCGGGGCAATGGGCGCCTTCGACCAAATAGAAATTTCCCTTGTCCATCTTCCTTCTCATCGGCTCTCAGTTGCTGGCCAGTTGCTTAATTTAGCCCAAGTCACTGCAATTGGCCTTTCTTCAAATCCCTCCACATATTATCTACAAGCTAAAAAAATGGCACACCTTCTAAGAGTGAAATCTTGCAATTTGAGATGATTGGGACTTCAAAATAATGAAAACTTTAGGAAACTAGGAACTAGCAAAAGTTCTTCAAGTTGTGTATGTGCGTTGGGGTGCAGATCTTTGTTGTAACAACACTGCAGTTACAGTCAAAGTTGTGTGGAGCCGACCCCACGTGTCATCTGCAGCACTGCACTGATAACTGCAGAGGATCCCAACCCGCGCATCTGATGCTGTATCAATCAAGAAGATCACAAACCTTTGCAGCCCCATGATAAAGCTTGCCACTGGTTCAGATCCAATAGTATAATTTCTGCCCCATGTCAGAGTGATTATACCTAGATCGACTCAGAAATAACTACAGTTGAATAATAGAAAAGTCGTATCAATGTATAGGACATACTATTAGCAAATTGTGTTTGTGCCTATTTGTGGGGCAGTTGAGTTGTAGGTGCCTAAAAAGTGTAACACTCTACCGAGTACACATGGGTTTGAATTCTGGTATCCCGACACCTTGGTGGATGGATGTACCTTGTGATGGCAAAATATGGATTTTGTGAATGTCGTCTAGTCGGGAGTGCAGTACGCCATATCCTTGTGATCCGTGGGGCTGAAAACAACAAGTCCCCCTCAGCACGACAGGGTGGAATGCAGACCCCCCCTGCAAATATGCTTAGCCAGTGTAAATTAGTCCAGTAAGTTCTTGGAAGCAAAGAACAATTTACACGCTGGATTCTTAGTGGCCAaaatgtccttacttggacaaacagtACCCACTTGGCTATTTTTCAGACTGGACCAAAATCTTGACCCAGTTGGCGTCTCGTGACCGCCAGCATTGGCCTCTCCCGGTGGTGGTAGCCGCTCTGGTACTGAAAGCAACCACCGCTGAGCACTGCCCATGTCCACGGCCAGTCAGTGCATCTTCCTCAAGGAAGAAGCACACAAGCAATATGACCAGCGCGCCGCAGATCCCGAGCTTCCGAGAATTGCTCTCTGCGGCTGCAAGAGGCCGCCAGACTGCGCGTGGTACGGCTCTGGATGCTTGTCCCAGAATCCAGTGGCAAGCCCACGCCGCCGTGCTGAAGGAGAGCGAGAGAAGAAAACAAGAGCTAGGCTGGGAGAAACGCAGAAATCCAAGCACCTCCGCCACGCTGCTCTCTCCGAAATGCAGAATCCAAGCATCTTCACCCGAGCTGCTTTTCCAGTTCCCACACCCTCCTCTCGGTCCTCTGGCATACAGACATACACCTCTGCATGTTCAGAGATGATACGCCATAAATCTGTGCTTCCCCTTGGCTTTCACCGTCATCACTACCCCAGGCATCCTAGGTAGTTAGTTCCTTGAAGCATGTCCTTTAACTGAACATAAGTTTCCTCTTCTCCCTCAGGGTTTTCCTTGAAGCATGTTCTTTCGCTGATTATTAGGTTTACTACTATTCCCACATagattttgcgcactgtgtccgcCGTTTCGATGTTGCATATGATTGGCGCAAATAATTGGCCCATCTTCCCTTCCCTCCATGGCCTGCCTCTGTAGAACAGAAGGAACAAAAAGAGGTGAGCAGAACGACTAATGAAGCACATTATTTGACTACTTAAGTTCAAAACTGggataaataaagaaaataagatGCGTGCAGAGAAGGCACATGTGTGGCAAGAAGGGACAAAGGTGATGCGGTGCAAAAACAATGCAAGGACGGTCCCCCGTTGCTAAGTTTCAGAGGCCTCTGTTATCCCGTGTGTGCGTGCATATGAGGGAGAGCGGAGCCACCTGTTGGTGGTCACCTCAGTCCCCACCCCGCCCCGCCCCTCTCTACACCATTGTCTGCATGGTATGGCACAAGGATACGCACACATAATTACATATGCTAGGCAACAGCGGAGCCACAAGGCAACGCACGCATACGCACAAGAGCTCTTGCACCCGTCTGCCATCTATATAGCCTCTAGCACTTGCGACCTTAAGCAGTTTCTGTAATTACAAGCACACCTCCATTCCATCCTCCCGTTCCCTATCCATCTCTCCATTTTGGAGAAGGCGGGTTATGGCCGGTGGTAGCCCCACAACTACCTCGAGCtccctgctcctcttcttcctcctctcttgctTGCTCATCGGCCAGGCTCTCTGCAACCAAGGCCACCATGGTAGCATCTCAGGTTTCACTTCTTCACTGCAAATACTTTGTGTTCTTCGTTTGTTCTTGCATTAGAATggcttgttttctttttctttctttagtGTGCATATGTTCACCATGTATTCACTAGTTTCACTTCAATCTACTGTACGGGTGCAGACTATGGAGAACAATATGCTCACCAGGGATTACCTGAAGAACATATGGACTTGCAAGAGAACATCAAGGTACATATGCCATCTAGTTAGTACTAAGCGCCGTTCTTATAGGTACTATAGCACATGATAAATTATGCTTGAATAAAGATTCTGTAAACTTCAACTTGCTTGAAATACTATATACCTGCCCATGGAGTTTTTGGTAAGCGGACTGATAGGAAGAGGATACAGTAGCCAACTTGCCTCCTTACTCCTACAGTTAGTACGAGAAGTTCTTAGAACAAGAGCAAAAAGAGCATGGGTGCAGCCGTGCAGGATATGCAAGTTAATTTGGAAAATGGGGCCCATGACATAGCCATCTGAAAGCAACAATAACTAACATGATGTTCACATGCTTCACAGCAGGGTCTAAACAAGGAGAAGCCGCCCAAGTATGCAAGGAGAATGCTGATTGGTTCAATTGCTCCCATATGCACGTACAACGAATGCAGGGGTTGTCGATCCAAGTGTACCGCTGAGCAAGTCCCGGTGGATGCAAATGACCCCATGAATAGTGCCTATCATTACAAGTGTGTCTGCCACAGGTGATCATTGATGGTTAGTAGGAGCTTCTATGATATGATATGTCTAGTAGAGAGTAGTGGTTTTCCTTCagtctcctcttcttttccttctATTCTCTTTCTCTGTTAAAAAggcttcttcttttttcctttttcttttttactaGAGGTTAACTAGTAGCAGACTGGAGGGGCATTTTGTACTGTAAGATGTCTAGTTCAGCTTGTGAACTAGTAATTTTGAGAGTGAATGGTCTGAAATTTTGATATCGGAAGACCAGCTTGGCTGTGCAGATAACCAGTTTCTttgttaatactccctccgtcccaaaataagtgtcgctggtttagtacaaagttagcacagctttgtactaaatcagcgacacttattttgagacggagggagtatattgcaaCTAGAAATCAAATCTATAAGCAGACCTCGATGTGGTCTTCTGCTTGAATAGGCTTAGAACTTCAGACTGGATCTTCTACACGGTCTCCAACTGTGCAGTGTATAAATGCTGTAAACGTTCGTATGTTCCACCAGAAGTTGACAGTATCTTCTCTACCCTGGGCATCTTCAGCTCTCGTGGGTTTTGTGCCATCCCTCTTTCCATGTAACAAAACAACCACCTGTACTGTACAAGGGAGCAGTAGATTCATATTGACAAATGAGAAAAGAAAGAAGATGATGACTTCTGTGCAGACTGCATTTCTTCAGCAGAGCAGGCTTCATGTGTTGAATTTAACCAACCAGGTCTAGTTTCATGTATGTACCACATTTTACGCAAAAGCTGTAGCATAGGTAATAAACAACCCAGTACCAAACAGAGCATTTATTTTGCAAGCAGAGAGGCTGCAGGGTGCCTTGTATGCATTCAACAAAAGAACAGTTGAAGATTTGTCTCAATAGTGAATATTTATTACCAATAGCTCTTTTACTGGAGAGGGGTCAGGATGCCTCTATACTACGGGACACTCCGGGGTAACTCATGTATATTTAAATAACACTGACAGGTGCTAGTTCAGGCACTACTGTCCGTTGACAAGTATTGCTCTCTTTAAACATTCTTTTCTGCTCAAATAGATTACTACGGTTCTACACAAATCACTAACAGGTTTGTACCTGGTTGTTTCCTCTTAATAAATTGCCACACGGTCTAGTCCCTGTTGGTCTCGTTTTTATGTCTTTACTTTAGTATAAGTCCATTTGACCAGTAGACTAGAGCTCACAAAAATCTATAGTGTTTCACCCAATAGAAAGAGGTTAAGACATGAATTTTAGAAAGTTAACATACAGCAGAACTATTGGAAGTCTTCAGAATTGACAGGTATTGTGCTTAAAGCCTTAATTCTGCCTGTTTGAAAAACAATTCCTTATGCACCAAAGGAATTCAGTGAGAATAATGCCTAATGACAGAGGCGGCTAATGTAAATGCTGGCCCACACATTACATCGGCAATTACGTTTGAACTTAATAATTTCCAAACCAAGAAAAAGCAGCATGTAGGAAAGTGCTCAAAGCAAGTAATCGCACTTTGCTGACCATGGACCGATTACACGTGAAGAACTGAGGGTAGCAGCTTTACCATTTGCTCCTACTGTAGCTTCAAATGGCTTCAGGACCAGCATGTAGATCTCCTAAAAAGACAATGAGAAAAAAGAAGATCAATCCAGTTGTATCCTGAGAGTGACATTACAGAAGAGGGTTTGTATGGTGAGAGGAATAAAAAGCTGCCGCGCAGTGGCCCTAGTGCTACTCTCTAGCGCTAGAAGCAGGTCAGCATTTTTCTTAAGAAAACAAGAAGAGGTCTCCTATGAAGTGGTCCTGCAAAAATATTCACATGGAAGTAAGCAGTAGGATCCATCTCGAGCTGTTTTGTTTTGTATAACACGAGATGCATGCTTTCGACCCAACATAGATGACACATGGGTTGCAGCTCCTTCGAATCAAGGCCTGAAGGCTGCAGCTCTTTCCTGTCTCTATAGTACTCATCATAGTTACAGGTATTATATATTTATATTCTAATTTATGCTAAAGCATGCTTCTAGATCGGCAGCATTCAAAAAAAAAATGGCCAGCCAATTTTGACATCACTAAGGTTATGAAATTTGCCTATGGCCATCCAAGAGAATCTCTGGTCAGGAAACTGGATATTCAGAACAGCTTTGTAATGTGGAAAACAATGAATTCGACATGAAGCCAAAGAATTCATAAAGAGAACACGGTTGTTCTTTGCACTTCTATGCTTAGATGGTCATTCCTACTATATTTCACACGATTAATTTCCATCTATTTTCATTCAAACATAAAATAATAATGTAGAGAGTAGACAGAAATAGCTGGCGACATTGACAATTGGACTTGCTGCATACTATCTCGATGACGCCAGCCTTCAACCTGAGTTTCACTTTTCTTCATTCTGAGGATGTTAAAGACCAACTCAACAGAGGTTCAAAGTCTTTTTATTAAGATCAAACTTGTGGTCAAGCCTGAAATCGTTATTAAAACTCCATGATCATCAACTGGTAGCCCCGAACTGTTTCTTACCCATTAAAACTGGCTGAAAGAAGGGGTAAAAACATCAAGCTCAAATAGAGCTTGTCCATTCAACAAATATGTTTTATATAGTGAACTATGAAGGTTGAAATTAATTACCTCCGTGCAAGTAAGTCAAGGAAAGCAAAATGGACCACCACCCCATGGATCTCAAGATCTCTGCGTTTCGGAACCTTTTAGTCAGTCTGCAACTAAGTCCAGTAAAATGAATACAAAGAAAGGCATGGACCAGTGTGCAAGTAACTAAGCACCCATTTGGCTGCTATATCATCAATAGAACTTGGGAGGTAGCTCTTCCAATAGCGTAATTAACTACCAGGTGCAATTTTCGATCATGTTAATATCTCCAAAGTCCTCTGGGAAATAAGCCACAGCTCCAACCAAACACTTTGTTTTCCTGAAACCAATGAAGTGTGGAAATGTTCAGAAGGACTAACATGGATTTGGACACTAAAAAGGGCAATAGTGGCAATTATGTTTTGTTTTATCTGGAAACTCACATTTGCAGATATTTGTCATGACAAGCAGCTTCAGAAAGAAGCCCTGGGACAATGAGTTTTCAAGAGCTTCATCCAGCATGTAGCATTTCATGCCGAGAATGTTCAATCAACTAACAGGCATCACACCAAGGGATTCAACACAATTTCGGTGCAACAGAGCAATCAAGCAGATGCTACCATGTTAGATAAATTCCACAGCATCATGTAAATTTCATCCTTATCAGGATGTGAACTGCCGCCATTCACAAACTCGTGTATTTGCCCATCTGCCTCAATCACACTCCTTCCAATGTCCTTCTTCATCCCTTCAGCACTCATCAGTCTCCTAATCCTCGAGACACCATCCCACATTCCTTCATCCGCATAGATATTGGACAGAAGAACATAGACTCCAGAGTCGTCAGCTCCAAGACTTGCTAGGCGTTCAACCGACAGCTCAGCCAATTCGACGCACCTATGACTTCGGCAGGCAGCAAGCAGAGATCCCCATAATTCTGGAGTTGGTTCCATGGGCATTGTCTCTATGGCATGCCTAGCCTGATCCAAATGTCCAGCACGGCCAAGGAGATCAACCAATGCACCATAATGTTCAACCTTGGGATCTATCCCAAAATCCTTCTTCATTCTATGAAATATCTGTAAACCCTCTGAGATCAACCCAGCATGTGTGCATGCAGTCAGCACGGCAAGCACACTAAGATCATCCATTGGTGCTCCTTCAGACTCCATTTGGCAGAAAAGCTTGACAGCATCAAGTCCGCAGCTATGAGTTCCAAGTCCAACAATCATCACATTCCAAGTAACCACGGTCTTGTCAGGCGTGCTTTCAAAGATCAACATGGCGAGATCCAAGCGCCCACATTTCATGTACATATCTATCAGagctgtcttcaccacaatatcgaataaaatcttcttcttctccaaGTAAGAGTGCAGCCACCTGCCTTGCTCCAGAGCTCCCAGCTGTGCGCAGGCTGTGACAGCCCCAACTGCAGCAACCCTATCAGGTCTGATACCGCACCTCAGCATCCTTCGAAAAAGTTCCAAAGCCTCTGAAGGCTCCCCACACCTGACATACCCGTCAACAACAATACTCCACGAGATCACATTCCTCTCAGGCATCTCATCGAATAGCATCCTCGCCTCATCCATCCTCCCCTGCCTAGCATAGCCATCGATCATCGAGTTCCAGCACACCAGATCCCTCTCAGGCATTTGATCAAACAACTCACGCGCACGGTCCACACCTCCAGACCGCTTCCCGTAGGCATCAATCATGGCGGCCCAGGAGAAGGCGTCCCGATgcggca is from Triticum aestivum cultivar Chinese Spring chromosome 3A, IWGSC CS RefSeq v2.1, whole genome shotgun sequence and encodes:
- the LOC123063039 gene encoding pentatricopeptide repeat-containing protein At3g29230 produces the protein MSCSRPPPLALSILLSRLRACGSAPHALQCHALLLTSGHLAASPLRLSNLLLLALASASAAAHADAVFARLPGAASGHAFPWNTLIRLHAPASPRRALAYFARMRRGAVDPDAYTFPAVLKACGCAPGCRVGLLVHAEAVRRGLDRDLFTRNALVSFYCRTGDCRSGRRVFDDGARDLVSWNSMVAGYVGCGEVELAQELFDEMPHRDAFSWAAMIDAYGKRSGGVDRARELFDQMPERDLVCWNSMIDGYARQGRMDEARMLFDEMPERNVISWSIVVDGYVRCGEPSEALELFRRMLRCGIRPDRVAAVGAVTACAQLGALEQGRWLHSYLEKKKILFDIVVKTALIDMYMKCGRLDLAMLIFESTPDKTVVTWNVMIVGLGTHSCGLDAVKLFCQMESEGAPMDDLSVLAVLTACTHAGLISEGLQIFHRMKKDFGIDPKVEHYGALVDLLGRAGHLDQARHAIETMPMEPTPELWGSLLAACRSHRCVELAELSVERLASLGADDSGVYVLLSNIYADEGMWDGVSRIRRLMSAEGMKKDIGRSVIEADGQIHEFVNGGSSHPDKDEIYMMLWNLSNMVASA
- the LOC123063040 gene encoding EPIDERMAL PATTERNING FACTOR-like protein 9 isoform X1, with product MAGGSPTTTSSSLLLFFLLSCLLIGQALCNQGHHGSISDYGEQYAHQGLPEEHMDLQENIKQGLNKEKPPKYARRMLIGSIAPICTYNECRGCRSKCTAEQVPVDANDPMNSAYHYKCVCHR
- the LOC123063040 gene encoding EPIDERMAL PATTERNING FACTOR-like protein 9 isoform X2, with translation MAGGSPTTTSSSLLLFFLLSCLLIGQALCNQGHHGSISDYGEQYAHQGLPEEHMDLQENIKGLNKEKPPKYARRMLIGSIAPICTYNECRGCRSKCTAEQVPVDANDPMNSAYHYKCVCHR
- the LOC123063041 gene encoding male-cone protein 1, yielding MAMAGRKVTTSSASVAAALVALLVVAAASGAAGIHVCNVDTGSMLNNCRSYCSVGSNEASPSGACCGAVRGANFKCLCKYKGFLPKDIDANRAMQIPAKCGYGPASC